The Ananas comosus cultivar F153 linkage group 24, ASM154086v1, whole genome shotgun sequence DNA window GATGGACGGGGGGAACTACCGAATTAGGGGTCTCAGAAATGCTATGTATGATCACAAAATTACAAACAACAATCAAATCTGTAGCTCTGTAGCTCTCATCATACGGTTTTCGACGATTTTAATGGCGCATGGATAAATGTAACCTCGCTACTCATCTCGCCCACGAGACGGAGTCGATCTCGTCCCTCGCAGACTTGTACAACTCGAGCCGCTTCGCGCACTGCTGCCTCCGCTCCATCAGAGCCGGGTCCTCGTCCAGCATTCGCCCAAGCTGATCCGTCTGAAAGAAAGAAGGACCagcaaaagaaagagaaatccATTTTAACTAccaagggggaaaaaaaaaatttgcttgtGTTCGCAGAGAaaagttttaactttttagGTTTTCGATGGACATCTTTGCGAGTTATTCGCTTTCCGTGAATTGTCGTTAGTTTTAGTTGGCCGATTATCAAAACAAGTTAAAATGATTCAATCTTGGTCCCTAAAGCTTGACCAGCATTTCAATTTCGTCGTCGAAGTTTCAATTGCAATCGTTTAGTCCCTGAAGTTCGTTCCATGTTACTACTAACATCCGAAAATGTTTCGCCGCAGAAGCATAGGTAGGTTTTCCTCTATTGAAACTTAAGGGGAATGTTTAGAGACGAGCTTTCGGGTTAAAACGAAGCCTGCAGAATGAAATTGAAATGGAAGGTCATTGCCTGTCGCAGTAGAAACATACCTCTTTCTTCCCGACTCGTGTGTAGAAATGGTCGAGCAGGGACCGCTTGGCCTCTCGGACTTGGCAGTAAACCACCGCTTTCGGAATCGTGTTTTTGAGCGTTTCCGATACCATGGCTACGTAGGAGGACACGTTGGAGGCAATTCTCCTGTAATGCCCCTCGCTGTACCGGTCAATTGTGGTGGAGGctgcggcagcggcagcggccgcggTCCCGCCCTTGACTTCGACCTCCTGCGGAAGCTTCCGGAAGAACTCGACGGTCAGGTAGGATGCCTCCATGTCGACGAGGCGGACCGCGGTCTTGCGGCTGTCCTCGCGGAACCGCTCCAGCGCCTCGTAGGCAGCAGCCGCAATCTCTGCTTGGAGAGTAGGGAACCTTTTAAGCtcctatttattattaaaaggaaaaaaaaaaagtgtcagTTTGTgaacaaatatgaaaaaaatataataatattaaacaaACATATGATGGCATCTAACtgagagaaaaagagatcaaactaACTAACCTGAGTCTCTCCTACAGATTTGCGTACCAATTCCTTTAGAACATAATGCACCTGAAACACAGTGATTTTAAGAGTTTGAAACTCTAATATTTACTTGAGAATATACATTCATACATGGTACGCACACCTATCACTGAATTATGGTGAAATCATAAATCGGCCTGAAAATTTGGCCGATGCTTTTAAAGGAAAATGTTATCAATATATCTTAAATAAATTGATATCATCCGTGTATGAGAACTTTGTCAAATAGATAAACAAAGATCATCCCTTTGTACAAACTAAAACTTTGCTACTACAACTCTATCCATACCAGAGTTTCCGTTGTTTTTATATTCTTCTTCCAGAACTAATTTCTCTACATTCATACACTTCGATTTCAACCCAGTAGGAAGAAAACTCACTTACCGCATCCACCGATGCTTCGGCGGGGCCTCTGAAATAGCTCAGAGCGACCTCTATTAGCCGCCGATAGCCTTGCTCTGGAGCAATTAAGTGAGGCTGATACCCATCTGCTTCAGAGACCACCTTCTTCACATTCTGGAGAGAGAGATATCGGTCGAATGGGAGCTTCTTTAGAGCTGCAGGGAGCTGATTATCGAACACTCCATATATTCGATCACCGCCCGGCCGCCTGTGGTTACCCAATTCAAGTAAAAGATAATAAACAAGTTAAAATCGAAGGACCCATCATAAGCTAGAGAGCATAAAACCATACATCTTCTGTAACAAAGATATGGTTTGTGTCAGACTGTAGCTCAACATGTTGATTTAAACAATTAGTTTATCACAACAACATCCAAATATCACGTGTGCCAACACGCAGTAATTATGTAGGTCTATCGTAACAACGACAAAAATCCCAACGGGAATAAACGTTAAGACATAATTGTCATGGCATTACTGTGTGTACACTTATTAGTATCAGGAAAGAGAGAACTGCGAAGATTTCTGAATCATTAAGAAATTAGCTTCTTACCCTCCATCTAGATGCTCCTTAAAAATCCGGTCGAACGCACGGCAGAGTTCCAAAATAGTGTACAGTTGGGCCTAGAGGTACATATAGCATTCAGCAACCTAAATTTGGtgaataaaaaaggaaagagttTTGAAATTCCTGAAAAAAGGAAGACAAAAGTGCAGATATAAATTCCTCACCCCTGCATCAACTGCCACTGGTCTACCAAGATTATCCATCTCCGACTCAAGTTCATCAATGGTCTTATTGATCAACGATGTGATACTTGGGATGCGCGCCTTAATGACGGTCTCTAGATGCTGAAACAATATCATTGCGATATGGTCATTGTATCTCCACCAAACTCATcaagaaaatatcattaaataGTACAGAGCCCTTAAATCtacaaaatcatctatttatgCATATGCTGTTACAAAACTGAGTTTTCATGCATTAAAACTTAAAGTGCAGTTTACTATGGGGGGAAAAAACCCCTTCTCTAAGGCGGTGTTTGGTTAGTCGTAAAACCAacccgaaaattttttttccattgaaaaataaaaatctggtGTTTGTTTGTCTGTAAAAAACTTTTTTCGGAAAAGCTTTTTTACGGATTGTGTGTAAAgttgagttttcgttttccgcccaaatcgagcggaaaacgaaaactgcGCGGCCTTGGGCACGCCGCGCAGCGGAAGAAATTCACGCGGTGCACGAGGTCGgtccacctcgtggaccgcgtgaggaGAGGTCCATGATgatggacctctctctctccgactacatatatatatatatatatNtaatattaatatatatgtaatatgataattattatatattaataatatataatatataaaataaatatatatgtatatatatatatataataaatttttatttataattttttttttctttcttttacttttacgttcaaccaaacaaccttcaccgaaaattatttttcttttcctacgaACCAAACACTAACAACGTAAAAGTTTTTTTctaccgaaaatttttttccaccgaaatttttttttttccacagttttacgtggaaccaaacacaccctaagcaATCCAATGGGGGCAGTTAGTTTTgcatttgcattttaaaaaatatttttaccagGGGGAAATTTTTATACGGGAAAATGTATGTATGTTGGAAAGTAAGCTTTGAAGAgtatagataattttgcagTGGTACACATGTCAATATCTCACTATAAATTACCTGTGAAAGAAGCTTAGCAAGATATTCAGAACCCATTCTACTGGCAAGGTGTGAGTAGTCAGGACTGGAAGAAAAATACTCTCTTTCTTTTCGCCGGGCAAGAATCATGTCAACATTCCTGTTTATATCTGCTTGTGAACGGTTAACAACTCCTACCCAAGGTTGTTGCAACCGATAAGATCTACCTTCAAGAACCTTCAGTACACAACACATTACATAGAAAAGACAGTTTAGACAGGTAATAGTGAAGATGGTTATTAACTGTCATTTTAATATACCAGGAATAAAACAGGAAAATAAACAAGATGCAGATCTTCTAATTAGCACGGTCGGACATATATATTGGATTTAACTGAGAAAAGCTCTGAAGATGGAAAAATGTTTCTGAGCCTTACATCAAGAGCATTTGttcccttatccatcagatccagCTTGGTCAGCACCCCAAATGTTCTTTCACCTAAACACAATTCAAGAAGAGGTTTATCGGTAAAGAACAATAGTAAATAACCATCCCACTTGACAGAAATTAGTGACACCttgcataataatatataaatcacCAAAAACAGCAGCAGCGCCAAAACTACTACAAAAAACACATAGTTAATTGCAACAAGAGTTTTGAGCTAACAACACTATTGCTGCTGCTGATGTGGTCATCGAAATTTTTGTATCATCATCTTCAATACAATTTTTTGAATTGATTAGGCAGTCAAAATTACATGTACATACTGGATGTCTAATACCTGTCGGATCAACTTCTTTAGACAACTTAATTGCATCAGAAGTCGCAATGTCTTGATTAGCTGGTGATATTGCCAGTATTATGCAATTAGGCTGCAAAAGGAAACAGAGTAATTGTGTTAATAATCATATTAACAGAATCTTGGAACCTACATACATGAGAAATGCATACACTCAAGCATAAAATCATCAGATGAAAGATCATTTTGCATAGGTACTAGAAATTTGAAAAGAAGCgagataaaaaataagtatcATTTGTGAGATTGAGCATGGTGTAGTTTATGTTTCATGTGCACCAATGAATATGATATGAAGATTTGAAGTAAACATAAGTCCATAAAAGCAGATGATAGATTGGCAACCCAATTCAATCTCAGAATACACTTATTGCAACCAACATAGGTAAAAATTCCTCATGGATCTCACTTAATACCTTTTCAACATATGACCGCACCATATTTTCAATATCTTCGACAATACTATCTGGTTGCCCCTCTGAAAATGAACcatttaaaagaataattagtaTCAAGATTCTCATTACTGATCAAAGGGTCatgttaacaaaataaaaaagtgaaaaataaaacaatcagGAAATAACACATACCTACAGCAACCTTTGTAAGTCCAGGCAGATCAATCAATGTTAAATTCACAACTGTGAAGCAAACCAAAGCAACAGACAGTATCAAGGGACATCAGATTTTGAAGAAGGTGTGAAAACTGATCACAAAAATATGATATCAAAATAGCAAATGAAGAGCGGATATGGTGGGCCTGGTGTGCTAAAGAAGAAGGCAAAAGAAAATTACAAGGAATAATATGCATCGCCGGACCAAAAAACTTTTGGACTAATATGCTACGCCTTAAGCATGTCATATTTACCAAATCATAGTAAATACTTCGGAAGAAGTAGCAAAAAGAACAGAGGGACTATAAAACATAGCATACAACAGCATTCCTCTCTTTCTTAGCATCCTTCCTACCATGCTTCCTAACATCCCTCTAAAACATGGACCAACGAAGGAATAATTGATTGAAACAAGAAGATATCTCTGTAGATAATAAAGCCACTCAGGTAGCAGAATGCCATCAAGGATACAAACCCCATAGAATACATTTTTCTATGCCTCTTTTCGTATTGTATTATTCTGTTATTATAACATTATTGTGACTAAGACTCTCTCatgtaaaaaaatttcttaatttcttaaaaaagagagaatttttGGGATGGAATTAGACATCAACCtgtcaaataataataattgacaATTGCTATCAGCAAAATTCAAAAGCAGAGCCCTGTTTACAGACCAGTCCTTTCACAAAAATCTTAAAAGCAAATCTAATAAGCCACTATGTTATAGTAGCTGATGCAAAAATGCCAAACATTCTCAAAATCAGACTAGAAAGAGCAGGTATGACGGTAAATACCATGCGGCGAGTAAATGCTGAGATGAATCGGCATAGGGGATATCTGCTTGGATTTCCCAGTCAATCTATCAGTTTCATCCTGAATTTCCCTTCGAACAAGAGCTGCATGATAGGACCAAAAAGATGAGATCATCATTCAAAATGATAAATATGATGACGGCATGTAACATATAATTTTCCTATAGAATCCCAATGTCACAAACAGGCACAAAATGTGTTACCATCAATACCATACTAAATGACTGCAAACATGTGTGCTATGTGGTGTCtctaatagaattttttaaaatatacattttGCACAGATTGCACCACCTGGGTGATTCAATAAACGTTCATTCCATTCCCATTCCAATTGGAAGCCAAACAAAGTCACAGAGTTGGTCATCCCCATGACAATTGGAACCCCTATGGAACCCATTTCCGATTCCAATTACAATCACAAGCCCTTAAAAGCCCAAGACAAGTTTAGAACTACTTGGTGGAGGCTTTCTTAAATTAAACGACAGATGAGTGCTAGTGAGATTCAAACTCGGGATTTCCTAATATCATATGGAAAAAAGCTgtttttctctaaaagcttaagccgACAAAGAAACTTGTCCTGATATTTTAGATATGCAAAAACTCTCAACAAAATCCAGCAAAATCTTACAGCATATGATTATGTTCTTCATATGCTTGGAAAAAATGATTTGcatgctctctctttcttttcagTTCTATTCTATTATAATTTTCCTTATTCTGCATGTTCACTCCGACAAGCGTCTTTCAAATTCCTCCCTTTTTATTTCATCTCGTATCAATCATCCTAAGAACATGTGAAATTCATCATTTTATCATAAAAGGAAAATCTCATATTTAAAGCATTTGAACAAGCCAGAGACTTCAACAAGgataaaacaaattgaaaacaGGCGCATATTATCAAAAACAAAACAGGGTTGCAGCAAGAACACAAAAGATACATCAATCAACCAGTCACAACTACTACAGCAAACAATTCATCAGAGCAGAGCATACCGAAGTCGGTAAACCTCCTTTTCGGCAGGTGCAGGAACTCGGCGTATTCCGGAGGTCCCTCCGTCTGGTGAAGCTGCAGCACCAGCGGCCGCCTCGTCACGATCCCTTCAACAtcacccaaaaccctaaccctcaaTCCAATCCACTCAAAACCAATAGAGCACAAGAACAACGCATGATCAAAACCCTACATGAAACGAACCTGATCCACGGGGGAGGAAGTCCCTTCCGACGATGCTCTCCAGCACGGACGACTTCCCCGAGCTCTGCTCTCACGGATCAAAGCGAGTTGAAGAAGGGTTTAAGAAGACGAAGTAGAGGATCGGAGAAGACGATGAGTAGAGGGAGAGGGGAGAAAACCTAACCTGGCCCCCGACGACGGCGATGGACGGGAGCTCCTCCCAGAGCGAGGGCAAGGAGGCGGCGTCGGCCCCGCCGGAGTCGCCGAGCACCGTGCACGCCCTCTGGATCCGGTTCATGAGCCCGATCAAGCTCTCCATCGTCGCCATCTCTCtccccgaaaccctaaccctaactccaACCCTCGCCTTCGAAGGAACCGCgtagacgaagaagaagaagaagaagaagaagaagaagaagagagcgTTCAAACGATTCTGTGACGTTGCTTTCCCTgctcttcttttattttcctaCTAGAGGGTAAAATGCATGGATAGTCCCTCTACCATCTCAATATTTCAACCAAGTCCAAGAAATTTGTTCTTAACATTTAAGTCCCTGAAATGATCCCCTAATATGTCTATTTATATCCGTTATAGTGTTCtatctataattttttcatataatttatattatttataaaaatagaaaataaaaattgagatatgaaaattatttaattaccgATTTATTACCTATCTATGCCTAATAATTAtcttatttgataaaaaattcttgcTTTTCTCATacaaatttttacatatttaaaataaaattttcgaaaattTACATGTAGTTCCAATGTAGAGACTTCACGTTAAAATCCTACTTTTTAGTTTTCACACGCTCAGAGGACTAAAGCGTAATTATAAAAAGTTTCGCAAACAGACTATTCAATAAAAAATACAGGGACTGATTTCCAAATATagaatagtacagggactatatCGTGGCATTTTACCGGTCCTCTATGCGACCGGTCTCTGTTTCAGGACGGTGCTAATACACCGCATAGTACTTTCCTATGCGGATCGCGTATCTACCGTTGGAACTCCGGCCGTGGGAGATCACCTCCGTCCGTTTCCCATTGTAGCGTAATGGGTTATGGCGGTGAGTAGGGCCCACCCGAGTTAAAAAACGTACCCAGAGAAATGTTGGTGGACTACAAAATAAAGGAACAAGTGTCGTGCTCGGATCACTTTTATCAGTCTACTCGCATAGATATATTATGCGAGTGCGTGTGATCTTTTGAGTAGATCTCGGCCGTTGCTGTGATTGTATTTGATTTTGTTTGGATGGTGGATATGTGGATTAAACGAACCTAATGGGTTAGCGGATCTGATCCGATTTGGATCCGATTAAGAGCTCGGGTGCGGATACTTAGATGAGAGGGGTCGGATTGATTGGTTGATAGAGCGCGTTGAGATGGATTAACGGGTCGGGTCAGTTCcatagatgtatatatattaatatatatatttaacaaacTTGTATACAGAGTTTTCATTCGCATGAGATTTATTATTACAACACGATCCGACCCGACCCGAAATCGACCGGACCCGACCCATTTCTACCCCCACTAGAGCGATGTCGCATACAGAGATTTACGCGGACGTGTGGGGGTGAGTATGCAGAGGAGTTTGAATTATGCGGCGCGCTACGGTCGCATGGTGGCTTCCCATTCAACTTCTTCGAGAGGAACTTTAAATTCCATGATGACGTCATCGCCTAACTGCTTCATTTCGCGGGCCCGCTGCACCGGGTGCACCGGTCCACCGCATCATCCTCCGTAGACCGGACCAATCAAAATGCTCCTATCGACGTTTTCCCAATAGCTTCTCCTTGAtacgagaaattattgcctgcaccatGACCATAAGTACATCTTATACACCGCCCCTGCAAAGCCCCATTGATGGagaaaaaagttaaaatctAATGTGTTGGATGTgcaatcacacacacacacacacacattagaAAATCATTTATTTATCACTCTTTTCCGATTCGCTCCGAATCAAGTGTTGGCTTAAAGAAGGTAACATCCTGCTTTATGACGAGAGGTTAAATTGAGCTGAATTACGTTCGAAATGGCAGAAAGTCAGATTAGCTGAGTTATGTTTGAAGCGGCGCAGTGCGAGTTGGGTTGAGTCACAATTGAAACTCGTGTACACTGTATCCTATACGATTTTAGTGAATTGGTTGTATCTTCTTAACGGttcgagcttttggaattaatgattAATGCCAATAATCCAACAAGTGATATCAGTGTCAGTTGTGTGGGTTCAATTTCTACATTCTGCAACAACAATATAGATGTTCAAATTAGGCTCAGAAATGGTGGCTGAAATAGGCCAAATTTTTTACCCCGTGATCATAGGCCTAGAGACTAATAAGCTGAATATGGATGCGGTCTATGTGTCGAGTCAAGTAAAAGCTTGTGAACATTGCGAATAAGCTATTAAATGCTATGAGCGCGTCCTTCACTATTCGCACATGTTTCTAAAATAGTTAGTTAGCAATTATAAATAGGAATAAACAAAAGGAATAAAATCAATTTGTccgaataaaaaaatataataggaGGTGGGGGACCCGCCCTGTCTCTAGATCCGCCCCGTTTACATTTTTAGAAAAACATCACAATTTTTAAGTATTGAATGGGGAAAAAATTACCTTTAAATTTTCCACACCAACAAAAAGTGAAAATTGTACTTTTTTCATATCAATTACTCATCCGAATCTTCTAGAAACGTCTAGTGGTTCTATAtagattaataaatttttttagttgaaTTGGATACATGACCCATTTTGGGCCTTCAAAATCTCTTGGATGATTTTGTTTGGATATAAATCTTGCACTTTATTggttcaaaaattaattttattttactattttatcatactttttaatattaaaaattttaaaaaaattattttaattttttaattaaaattatataaaaaatataagaaattaaaACTTGAGGATCAAAATACCACACATCTCaaagtttgagaatcaaaagtataatttagatgtaaaataataatttagataatctcttttttttttgtaaaattttaaggTCCTCTATCTTTCGATAAACTCAAGATatgaaaagttttaatttt harbors:
- the LOC109728714 gene encoding dynamin-related protein 1E-like, which codes for MATMESLIGLMNRIQRACTVLGDSGGADAASLPSLWEELPSIAVVGGQSSGKSSVLESIVGRDFLPRGSGIVTRRPLVLQLHQTEGPPEYAEFLHLPKRRFTDFALVRREIQDETDRLTGKSKQISPMPIHLSIYSPHVVNLTLIDLPGLTKVAVEGQPDSIVEDIENMVRSYVEKPNCIILAISPANQDIATSDAIKLSKEVDPTGERTFGVLTKLDLMDKGTNALDVLEGRSYRLQQPWVGVVNRSQADINRNVDMILARRKEREYFSSSPDYSHLASRMGSEYLAKLLSQHLETVIKARIPSITSLINKTIDELESEMDNLGRPVAVDAGAQLYTILELCRAFDRIFKEHLDGGRPGGDRIYGVFDNQLPAALKKLPFDRYLSLQNVKKVVSEADGYQPHLIAPEQGYRRLIEVALSYFRGPAEASVDAVHYVLKELVRKSVGETQELKRFPTLQAEIAAAAYEALERFREDSRKTAVRLVDMEASYLTVEFFRKLPQEVEVKGGTAAAAAAAASTTIDRYSEGHYRRIASNVSSYVAMVSETLKNTIPKAVVYCQVREAKRSLLDHFYTRVGKKETDQLGRMLDEDPALMERRQQCAKRLELYKSARDEIDSVSWAR